From the genome of Capsicum annuum cultivar UCD-10X-F1 chromosome 4, UCD10Xv1.1, whole genome shotgun sequence:
TCATATTATTGAGATTTCTATAAtgaatacacatatgcatggatcCATCTTTTTCTTAACAAACAATGCAGGATCTCCCCAAGGGGACATATATGGTCTAATAAAACCATTACTAAGAAGATCTTAAAGCTAagatttcaactccttaagctcagaaAGAACCATATAGTAAttttccatagaaataggtcgggttcCAGGCTCAATATCAATTGCAAACTCAATATCATAGACAAAAGCAATACAAGGCATTTTGGTagggaaaaaaatcaagaaacttaCAAACTATAGGAACAGAGTCTAGCGGCGAACTGTCTatactagtatcataaatataagcgagataagacacGGAACCCCTtcaaataagtctcctagcacacATAGGAATTAATCCCCATCGGCTCATGGCTAAAACTCCTTGCCATATGACTGGGGTAAACCAAGCATAGCTAAGGTAATAGGCTTGGAAAAGCAATTCATGACCGCAAAATAGTGgaataaccagtccatgcctagaatcacataaaaatccaccatgttTAGAGTAATAAGGCCAGCATAAATTCAACATCGTCAACAGTCTCAACACATGATATGAaaactctatccactactaaagaatcacccactagAGGAGATATGTGCAATGGCACAAATAACAAGTCACAACACATCTCTAATCATGGTGCCGAATAAGCAGATATATATGAATAAGTGGATCCTTGATAAAATAAAGCATGGGCTGAATGGAGGCACACTAAAATTGTATCTATAACAATAGCATCCAAAGTTTGACCCTTATGTCTAGCAGGTACTTGACATGCCTCAGAAACATGAcacattcgatgcttaaaacaaggaatttatgcttggacttaggtCATTTTGGTAGATATAGTGTGCTTGTTGAGTGAGTGTAGGGAAATCAAGTAGACAATGggtaatttgaaaatttgaagaaaaatctcTAAAGTATGTTAAAGTACTGGTCAATCTATGAGTCATTAATCACTTTATGAATCATAAACTGACTTACCAGGATACTTGAAGAAAAAGTGTAGCTGAAACACTAAGTAAATAGTGACTACGACTCATAAGAAGTTGCTATAAGTCATTGAGATAAATCGTTAAGAGAATAGTATGCATAATTGAAGTCCTAATCCAAAGTCATAAAAGACTATGGGTCATAAGGTCAGTctacggctcttagtgagcaCTCGTAATAAGACAGTGTGCCAGCTCGTGAAGTTGGAGGCTCAAGTGCTAACAAGTGAAGACCATGAGTCGTATGAACTGAGTAGAAATTTTGGTGATGAATCGTAATGACAACAAAATATTTAAGACCTAAATATGGAAGTGCATGAGAGTTCTTACAAAAATAAGTATACAACTCATAAAGAGACCTTATGAGATGTAACGACTACCAACATAAGTTTTcctattccatttttattaggatttctttattatattgAGATACTATGAATACCTTAGGGTAATTACTTTATTAGGTTACTGATAATGATCAACTTACTCCCACAATTAGGAGTGAGGtggtcattgtcaagtaacccaatttaaattagggtccaatctcaaGGAGTGAACTACAGACTTCAAACCCTATGGATTCTCAAATTACTAAGAGATTACCCAAAAtgctaataaaaatgaaaagtggAGTAAAATGGGGGTTTTCTTTTGAATTCTTCACAACCTAATTTAACAGACACTTCGTAAATGAAACTTTTACTTAGAATTCATGATTTGAGAGAAATATTTAGATTATGTCTACCTAGAGGTAATGCAGGTGGGTTGATGTTAGTTCATCATGAAATTTaattgttaactaaaggataagCTAGGTCAAAGTTCATTGGGGTCAATATTTCAACTAAACTACAACCATTtaacccattggctctttcgagcacctaacaagtgtacatATTTCCAAAATCACCCAAGACCTTAATCAAACttccttatttctaggataatgctcTTGACATAATTTACACTCCTAatatacttatttctaagattgcaagaGGTACTAAACCATAGgatcaattgtccaccattgctttgtccctctataaccctcttttgaggatgttatgggttacctaatgttCACCtccatccctctttcaaggatgacaaagggtttctagagcttggGGCTTTCACcaatcaaacccatttggagatttggggttttcacccatcgaATTCCAACCcttaagctcaagcaatggtggaatttatactcaacaactaaaatccatgaaAACACAACAATACTCATGCacaattacactctagttcaacataatccgaaaactaaattacttagctactcatgaagaaagtaaagagagatataccataaggattatccaaagcattcattcttcacaaaaagtCTATGAAATTTAACCTTCAAAGTTAATTACACACTTGCCAATGATTATggtttcaagtcttgaattcCAAAATATCTTATGAGTTAAGTTATcctaaagaagaaagggttttagcTTAAATATGGCTTGGATGCGTCCAAGTGCTTTTACAGATCTGCCTTAGGCACCTTCACACTAAACTGCGATCATGCACGGCTGTCCGCGACTGCTACCATGTGACCACGATTATGTTCCATGACCACATTGCTCTGATCGTCCTTACTAACCGCCAATGCGGATAGAGGACCACGGTCACGGTAAATAAGGCTAATGTAGTCCAGGTATTTAGTTGCACTCTTTCTTATtagttttttatcattttttgttccaatccatatcttttggtCTTCCCAACTTTATGCATGCAAAGAGTAGATATCAGTGCATCTATCTATAGATGTTGTctaatttattcatttaaaataaggtaatgtgcatgCATAAcgagtgtgaatgagtggtaaactcaccactcatcaacacccccaacataagaccttgcttgtcctcaagcaactctaCCTCTTACTATGAGACAATTTCCTATATGTGCCCTCATTCTACCAcccaatgatcataatgacttaAATTAGATTGCTACCATACTAAGTTCTTTTCACATGGGCAAATAGGACTTTAAAAACTTCCCTCGTCATAAAATGGACTAGTGAAGAACGCAATAGACTTTAAGGAGAAACCATGTGACAACtactaacactctagaaatgTCTCACATGTTGACTTCAAACATGTAGTACTTTCAATTATCTCATTGTGcagaagatgaaaaaatcacccacctaaACCAGTTCAtgtgcctcctcacaagaaagaagaAATTTACACACCTAGCTACCAATTATGCGACAAGGAATTTTAAGTACAgcactcactctctcaagaaatttttcatgttaataaGTACCATTTCATAGGATTTCCCCTATTTTAAATcatcactacaatgactacacttgGTTAGGAATCacaaagggctttttgagcttctaaagtaggtttagggtagggtacgAGATCAACTTAGGAATACAaggctacaccctccttgaacttctacatcgtACTCTTTTCATGCTTCActtatttccacttattttcagTTTACTATTTTGCccactcttttatttttcttggttttcccaCTTTCTTCTTTGTCTCTTCTTCTATAATTTTTGCACATAGATAAAGCCTTTCTTTCCTTTATGGGatcttttatttattcatatccAAAAAGCTTTACTTTCTCAAGATTGTCAAGGAACCTTCTTCGTGGCCCAACTATACTTCCTTCTCTTTCAAATACCCCTAATTTAGGCCATTAGCCTTAATTTGTATTCTCAATTTCAAGTaggatagggttcaagagaggATGAATATAAAGGTCACGGCTTGTAATGCATTTGCCAatgaaaagtccaaaggctcgaAGAGGGTAAAACTCTTATGTATTGGTAGACTTTTTAGGTTAAAGTGgacttccaaaatcacaagatggcctatgatcattttaccaaccaagcacagtcaaaaattagctttgaaaggctaaagaggcaagttctagatattaCAAGCACACACAAGATGGATAAAATTaacctcacacacatggcatgcgaATGTTGTTAAGGGGATTCAATTGTTCTACTCGCTCGAGACAAGGATAgagtattcattattttttttgaagtcAACTTATGGAGTCATATGAAAAGGGAAAAATTTCTTCATAAAGTTGCTCACATCCATGCCTtcgaataatttttcaaaatttttagacagAGGGGGTTGTTTGCTCTTTGCTTCCGCACCATAAATAATTTGTTAATCATGGAAACCATCAAAGCTATTATCTCACATTGAAGTTAGTAGCATGGGAGACCCACCATATGGTTACTTAgatttcaccaatagattttaATGCAACCCTAAATTATCAATGCCATAGGTAATACTTTCCTTGCATTTTATGGCCttgatgccacgggtactcagactttccctgcaCCTATTGTTAAAACCCAATCACGAAGGCAAAGCTTGACTAATGAAATTTAGACTAAAATAGCAAACTAAGAACAACATAACTAATCTATGCAAATATGGGTACCATCAAGGTGACCGAATATTACAACCTAAATAAAATTAAGATGAGAATTATCCAAAACAGCAGAAAAGGATATAATACAGGCCCAAATTAAATGAATAAGGATAAAGAGACACCCCAACTTAAAACATAGTAGTGTCCCaaatgcataaataatcaagggtaaaagagataagggtgctccctaaaacCACATCAAGGGTTGCTATCACTATTGGACTCTGCATCACTACCCTCTTCCTCAAGATCATACCACTTGActagggcctcatcatcactgtccACCCAAGAAGAAGAAAGTATATCTCAGGGCCTTAGAACATTCCATATGACCTTCACACCCTTCCACATCCTGATGAAGAATTCGTCCATCTTCTTCTCCCTTTCAACCATTTTTTCATGTATGATCTGGAGGTCTTGGTGTGACTTTTCCAAAGAGGAGTAGGCCTTTTCAAACTTATCAATGGTATCTTCTTGCTTATTTTTATCCTCCTTGTGCTTCTCATGATCGGTACATGACATATAATAATAATGAGTGGTGGAAGGCTCCCTCGGTCCTTCGGGGAAACTAGACACGAGCTCTTTGATGGTTACAATATTTACTCACATTTTCTTATGAGGCCTCATGGTAGTTGGCCTATAAGACTCAGGCTCACTGTATGCCGGCTTTTCCAAGttaatctttcttttcttgcttttttcAGGTGTACCCTCACCTCTAATCCTCAAGGGGTAAATGGGAGCATTAGGGCACACCCAGTATCACTATCATACTCTTCCACCCCTACTCTTTTCCAAAGCTATGCAATTAAGGAAGGAAAGAATAGATGTGTACCACCTTGGAATTTGAAATGATCTATTTAATTAACCACAAGCTGACCAACATCTAGAGAAATTTCGTCTAGAATACATGGAACCATCCTAGcataaaattttgggactgatgtCATGTGGGTGCAAGGTGAAACTCGGCTACAAATGATGTGGAACCATATAGAGCCTCGAAGATGAAGTCATTCATAGAAATATTGCTTTTAATTTTTGTCCACGAGACTTCTTAGAGCCGATGTGCCAACCAATTCCATGATGTACACCCCTTCACTTTAAATTTAGTCATAGCTGCCTTATTGAGCcaataaacatcattgatttgtttAGCCCCAACTTTCACCGTCTTTCCCCAAATCTTGACAGTCAAATAAAGTAGGTTCGAAAAAGAGACTTCACCGATATTTGCATATAATTCACAGACCCATTGCTTATTTACAATGCATGTATCCGGGGCAAAGTACTGCTACCCTATGGCTTTAAGTTTGTCATGAAGTGCTAGTAGTTTCTCCGTCATGTTATCCAAGAAAATTCCTTTCTCCTAGAGCAGCTTTGTCCTTGGAAGATCCCTGTAGTAAAGAGTGTAGCACTCAGGTTCCATGAATCGGATGTGATCATACTTATCCATGAGATTGTACTAAACGCACTaagcacacattatattttttttttgaaattttaaaaatgcaAAATGTGTTAATCACTAGAGTTCATTGGTTCTTGGTGGTGCTTGGTGGTGCTAGACTAAAAATTTAGAAATGCAGGATTTTTTGGCCTGGCAGAAAGCTGTCCTTGGTTATCGTGAACATGAGTCAAGACCCTATTTGCGTTACCACGATCGCAGTCTATGACTACGGTCTCCCTACCTGAGGCTAGTTTTGTGTCAACTTTGCATGTACagattttttccaaatttagGCTACTCGTATGTTCTATAATATGGAAGCATATAAAGATCATTAGAATAAAACTCACAAGTGTGAGAATGTCCATTAGAAAGTAAATACAAGTATTGAAAGTTCATTagagtattttatcaaacacttggtgtgcatatCTCATTGGTCTACCTATTTCATACAAATTTGGGTACACATGATTTCCCCTACTTGTGTGCACAACCTAATCAAATAGCCAACATCACACCAATACCCAATATGACAACATGGAAAGAATAATAATCAATATTTAAGGCTCTTATTAATCATGTATTTATCGCCTATTTTCATAAGTAAAAGCATGGATTAATGTCACCTACTAGAGTTTTGATGCAATGGAATGCAAGGATGTTGTATAAGCTTACAAACTTGACAAGAAATTAGCCTAAATTAGATAGTACAATCTAAAAATGGAATGTGAGGGAAATGAGGGCAACTAGAGGTTAAATGGCAGAAGTGTCCGCGCCTGTAATTAGGGACTGCAATCGTAGACATCTACAATACCACAATCATATTTAGGGACCGCAATCGCGGTAACCGAGAGCAATTTTGCTCTTCTATTTTTCCCCTGTTCAGCATTTTCCCACATTTCTCCCCTGGTCATATTATTTGATGCACTCCATAGTGTcataaatgcatgggttattcataTGCACAAGATAAAATCTACCTTAGAAAtacataacaataaaaaaaagatacGAGCCACTTttatggcatttgtgggttgcctcccacctagaGCCTTAGTTATCGTCGTGGCACgacttctttctttcttcattttcaaGGTGGATCCTTGAACTCCTTTTCATTCATCTTCTTATTTTCAACATCAACCACGGATACTACTTGCAACTCCGTGGTTTGCTTCTTTGATttgcaaattttgaaagagaccaCATTCTCTTGCACTCTAAATTTCATCTCCCCCAGCTCTAGATCAACAATGGCTCTCTCAGTGGATAAGAAAGGACGACCAAGAATGATAGGCACTTCTTGGTCCAGTTCACAATCCAATACCACAAAATCCATTAGGAGAATAAATTTGTCCACTTTCACAAAGACGTTAAATAATATACCCACCAGCCTTTTTATAGACCAGTCCGCCATCAAGAAATGTAAAAAGGTTGGAATCGGGATATCCAAACCAAGTTTCTTGTATATAACAAAATGCATTAAGTTGATGCTCTCACCAAGGTCACATAGATCTTTTGCAAATTCATACGTCCCAATTGTGCAAGAGATAGTGAATACTCTggggtcatctttcttttttgCAACCTTACTATCTATGATAGTGATAGATCTATGAGTGACTTCAATAGTATCACCTTCAACATTTTTCTTCTTAGACATCAACTTAGTGTATCCTGGGATCTCTTGGATAGCCTCAAGTAATGAGATGTTTATTGATAGGTTCCTAAGTTTGGCCATGAACTTCATTACTTTGTCATTTTCCTATTCTTTATCCAAACGTTGAGGGAATAGGGCCGTAACTTGGATGGTTGTTCTTGCTTTAAATTGTGGCCCTTCAACTTCAAACACCTCCTTATCACTTTTGTTTACCTCTCTTCTTTAAGGTCTCCCCTCCTTTGCTTTGGATTTGGGCATATTCTTACTCACATCCCCCTTTAAAGGTTTCTCAAGTGCTCTTCCACTCCTTTTCATCATTGCTAGGAGTTGTGCATCATTTTTAGGGTTAGCAATTATGTCACTCGGAAGACAACCTCTAGGTATAGCatttaattgtgtatatattttcccCACTTGGGTATAGCATTTAATTGTGTAGATACACCACTATTTGAGAGAGGTGGGAGAAATCACCCTTCAATGCATGGACTATCTTGTCTGTGCCTTCTGCTCTATTCAAGACCCTTTCTAACATATACTTGTCCTTGAACTTTTTGAGGTCAATGGTACAAGATTCCTTGGCATTAGCTCGATCATGAGGAGGTACATAATGGTCATATTCACATTCATGATCTCTCCAATCTTGATCTCGCTCACGAtccatccaaccttggttccGACCTTACCTTTAATAGGCAGGGCAGGAACCCCTTAAGTAGTTTGCCAAGTACTAGATTTTTTCATCCAACTTTTTTGCCTCTTCATCCTCTTCATAAGATTTCAATGCTACAACATTTACCGCTTTCACAagtgcacccataacatgcttcGTCAAGagctcaagttgggtcatcattttGGCCATGTTTTGCTCCTtttcttcttctcattttctttgctttttagttttcatggatGTGGTAGAGGAGGTTTTGGAATCTTTGGTGTCTCGGTTATGCCACCCctaattttgttttgatacttctcCTATCAATCGAAAGGTCGCAAGATGATGTAATCTCACTATAGAACTGCCTGCCGCATTATTCACTACCATTTCATTTAATGGATTAAGATCCCTATAGAAAATCTCGAGGAGCATCTTTTATGggacctcatgatttgggcattgggcTAACTTtccattaaacctctcccaagcttCAAATAATGGTTCTTCATTCATTTACTGAAAACTCACAatctcatctcacttttgaagCAGTTTTAATGGTGGGAAGtatctatcaagaaacactaTAGTATGCTCTTCCCATGATGTAATTGAGCTGGTGGAAGAGAGCAAAGCCATAAAATTGCCTCACCCGttagtgaaaataggaaaagatgAAGCCGGATGGATTCTTGTGTAATGTGTGCCATGTTAAATGTAGCCCAACCTTCCACAAAGTTCTTCAAATGGACATTTGAGTCCTCATATGCTTGACACCTGTACAATCCTTTCATTTTCAACTTATGAGGTATAACGCTAGTCACATAAAACACTCCATTCCCATTCGTTGGTGGAATGCGAATTGCACTTGTTTTCCCTGCCTCATTTAATTTGTCTTCATCATCAAGAGGGGCATCTAGGGGGCCCATATTTCTTGCATTATCGCTCATTGCTCCATTTACACTTTGATCACCTACAAAAGAttcaacaataataaataaagtaaattacaccaCTTTGACTATTCCCAAGTAAGAATGACATCACACAatcaaaatctatatttcactccctgATAATGACGTTATTTTGAtgatgctcaactcactcccataattaggagtgaggcggtcattgtcaagtaaGCTAGTTTAAATTGGGTTCAAATCTCGATGAGTGAACTATAGACTTCAAACCCTATGTATGCTCAAATTACTAAGATATTACccaaaattctaataaaaatgaTATGTGGAGTAAAATGGGGGGTTTACTTGGAAATTCTTCACAACCTACTTTAACACACACTTCATGAATGAAACTTTTACATATAATTCAATATTTGAGGGAAatattgggattatgtctacctagatGTAATGCATGTGGGCTGATGTTGATTaatcatgaaatttagttgttaactaaaggataggctaggtcgaaatTCATTGGgatcaatctttcaacaaaaccacatcGATTTCTCCCGTTGGCTCTTTCGAGAACCTAACAAGTGTACATATTTTCAAAATCACCCAAGACCTCAATAAAACAtcac
Proteins encoded in this window:
- the LOC107868839 gene encoding uncharacterized protein LOC107868839, whose protein sequence is MKFMAKLRNLSINISLLEAIQEIPGYTKLMSKKKNVEGDTIEVTHRSITIIDSKVAKKKDDPRVFTISCTIGTYEFAKDLCDLGESINLMHFVIYKKLGLDIPIPTFLHFLMADWSIKRLVGILFNVFVKVDKFILLMDFVVLDCELDQEVPIILGRPFLSTERAIVDLELGEMKFRVQENVVSFKICKSKKQTTELQVVSVVDVENKKMNEKEFKDPP